From a single Nicotiana tomentosiformis chromosome 2, ASM39032v3, whole genome shotgun sequence genomic region:
- the LOC138905898 gene encoding uncharacterized protein translates to MRATETEGVELASYRLKGLAYSWFEMWEEPREKGSPPARWSEFTDAFMDHFLPAEIMAARATEFECLKQGSMNVWEYHMEFARLSKYVIHMFPTMEARVHRFVQVLSPLVINEAAMTILNSDMNYGKMVAFSQATEDRKLKNRREREGSSKAQTAGNLGGSSGGGRSAFMGGSSGLSQSFDQVSMSACYASHFYVAVTFRSNVLRRCYAPQ, encoded by the coding sequence ATGCgggctactgagacggagggagtggagttggcctcctaccgcctgaaagggctggcctattcttggtttgagatgtgggaggagccTCGTGAgaaggggagccctccggcgaggtggagtgagttcaccgatgcctttatggatcatttcttgcctgctgaGATTATGGCGGCCCGTGCCACTGAGTTTGAGTGCCTAAAACAGGGTAGCATGAATgtatgggagtaccatatggaattcgcgcgcctgtccaagtatgttattcacatgtttcccactatggaggctagagtgcatcGGTTTGTACAGGTCCTTAGCccattggttattaatgaggccgctatgaCTATCTTGAactccgatatgaactatgggaagatggtggcattttctcaagctacagaaGATCGTAAACTGAAAAATAGAAGGGAGCGTGAGGGTAGCAGCAAGGCCCAGACCGCGGGCAACttgggtggttcttctggtggtggtaggtcggcatttatgggagggtcatcagggctaTCTCAGTCATTCGATCAAGTTTCGATGAGTGCATGTTACGCCTCACATTTTTACGTCGCTGTTACATTCCGCAGTAATGTATTACGACGATGTTATGCTCCACAGTAa